The following proteins are encoded in a genomic region of Desulfovibrio sp. TomC:
- a CDS encoding hydantoinase/oxoprolinase family protein, whose product MLCGIDVGGTHTDAVLIGPHGVVACAKLPTNHDDLLASIREALASIVAVAGPTAISRLTLSTTLTTNAIIEGTADPVGVLVSGGPGIDPEAYRMGGHYHVLDGAIDHRGRQTGAIDLAAARPVIDAWAAAGVRAFAAVTKFSTRCPDQELALKALLADRSDCVSLGHEFSGRLGFGRRIATACLNSAVWRVYNRFCDAVEQSVAELGMTAALNVLKADGGTMPLSVSRTLPVQSILSGPAASVMGIIAVCDIAEDSIILDIGGTTTDIAVFAAGAPLIENEGIAIAGRSTLVRALRTRSIGVGGDSAISVSRQAVEVGPRRLGPPMALGGPVPTLVDALNIQNVIAVGDPRASYQGILAVAAANGFEPEEVAEAAILNAVNQIRSEVAAFVREINDRPVYTIFELLEGRQVRPTRVYVMGGPALALSALLQDAFSEEVVVPESFAVANAIGAALARPTFSVELFADTASGRLTIPSLGITRQVADNYSPAAAEGEAATCLRDYLASIGAEVEDAPIETVELSSFPMVEGQCLVGHNIRVACQVRPGVSAAYKQAVSKSC is encoded by the coding sequence ATGCTTTGCGGAATCGACGTCGGCGGCACCCACACGGACGCGGTCCTCATCGGGCCGCACGGCGTTGTGGCGTGCGCCAAATTGCCCACCAACCATGATGATCTGCTGGCCTCCATCCGCGAGGCCTTGGCCAGCATTGTGGCCGTGGCCGGCCCGACGGCCATCAGCCGCCTGACGCTGTCCACCACGCTCACCACCAACGCCATCATCGAAGGCACGGCCGATCCGGTCGGCGTCCTGGTCTCCGGCGGACCGGGCATCGATCCCGAGGCCTACCGCATGGGCGGGCATTACCACGTCCTTGACGGAGCCATCGACCACCGGGGCCGCCAGACCGGGGCCATTGACCTGGCCGCCGCCCGGCCGGTCATCGACGCCTGGGCCGCGGCCGGGGTCCGCGCCTTTGCCGCGGTCACCAAATTTTCCACCCGCTGCCCGGACCAGGAACTGGCGCTCAAGGCGCTCCTTGCCGACCGGTCCGACTGCGTGTCGCTTGGCCACGAATTTTCCGGCCGCCTGGGCTTTGGCCGGCGCATCGCCACGGCCTGCTTAAACAGCGCCGTGTGGCGGGTCTACAACCGCTTTTGCGACGCCGTGGAACAGTCGGTGGCCGAGCTTGGCATGACCGCCGCCCTCAATGTGCTCAAGGCCGACGGCGGCACCATGCCCCTGTCCGTCTCCCGCACCCTGCCGGTCCAGTCCATCCTGTCCGGCCCGGCCGCCTCGGTCATGGGCATCATTGCCGTGTGCGACATTGCCGAGGATTCCATCATTTTGGACATCGGCGGCACCACCACCGACATCGCCGTCTTTGCCGCCGGCGCGCCGCTCATTGAAAACGAGGGCATTGCCATTGCCGGCCGCTCCACCCTGGTCCGGGCGCTGCGCACCCGGTCCATCGGCGTTGGCGGCGACTCGGCCATAAGCGTCAGCCGCCAGGCCGTGGAAGTCGGTCCCCGGCGTCTGGGGCCGCCCATGGCCCTGGGCGGGCCGGTCCCGACCCTGGTTGATGCGCTCAATATTCAAAATGTCATCGCCGTGGGCGACCCCCGGGCCTCCTACCAGGGCATCCTGGCCGTGGCCGCAGCCAACGGGTTTGAGCCGGAGGAAGTGGCCGAGGCCGCCATCCTCAACGCCGTCAACCAGATCCGCTCGGAAGTGGCGGCTTTTGTACGGGAAATTAACGACCGGCCGGTCTATACGATTTTCGAACTGCTGGAAGGCCGGCAGGTGCGCCCGACGCGCGTCTACGTCATGGGCGGCCCGGCCCTGGCCCTGTCCGCCCTGCTGCAGGACGCCTTTTCCGAGGAAGTGGTGGTCCCGGAAAGCTTTGCCGTGGCCAACGCCATTGGCGCGGCCCTGGCCCGCCCGACCTTTTCCGTGGAGCTTTTTGCCGATACCGCCAGCGGCCGGCTCACCATCCCGTCGCTTGGCATCACCCGGCAGGTGGCCGACAACTACAGTCCGGCCGCTGCCGAAGGCGAGGCCGCCACCTGCCTGCGCGACTACCTCGCCTCCATCGGGGCCGAGGTCGAGGACGCGCCCATTGAGACGGTGGAGCTGTCCTCGTTTCCCATGGTCGAGGGCCAATGCCTTGTCGGACACAATATCCGGGTGGCCTGCCAGGTGCGCCCCGGGGTGTCGGCGGCCTACAAACAGGCGGTGTCCAAATCATGTTGA
- a CDS encoding Lon protease family protein — protein sequence MIRHLTPKDLRACCDPASLPFADSREIPEDPAALSRTQPRAHAALSLALSISGREYNVYLAGEPYMGRTHFARCFLDPAAKAGATPPDWLYVHNFDDPDRPRAISLPAGQGRGFKTALAKAVADMREEIPARFEREAYLAQKQSLMRGYNADRETMLDEMEERAKGEGYSLFVDDQGAFTLYPLLEGKVVNDEEFERLDPDLKKTLKAKGDRLLEEMGSALRRLSKEERGYRDREKDLERDAAGEVCDAHLAQFAELRATYPAIEQYLTAMRADILDNLDAFMPQTVPTPPPSPHGEPSFPDDVFFHYEANLFVDNGQLSGAPVIVEDHPTYFNLMGCIERESEMGALYTDFTLIKSGSLHRANGGFLIIRVDDLSANPGAWESLLRALRSGSARVEDPAEGGEHVRTRTIEPEPIPLDLKVVLVGPDEAYELLLYNDERFGKLFKLKAHLQETMPRTPDNVAVYLSLAARAIRDAGLLPFDRTALAGLVEYASVAAEDQSRLSLKIPLTRELMIESDALARRDGAECVTAAHLVLARKARAFRVNLFEEEYLEEYDREMIKVATTGEAVGRANGLSVRMFGDYAFGLPHQIACTVGVGHGGILDLEREAELGGPIHTKGMMILKSYLIGRFAQDKPLVMTGSLCFEQNYAAVEGDSASGAELAALLSALAEQPLKLRYAMTGAVSQSGAILAVGGLNEKIRGFFAVCRRRGLTGDQGVLLPADNVVNLMLDDEVMAAVAAGQFHIHPVTTIEEAMEILTGIPAGVRGADGTFPPGSLYAQVDERLARLARLTPMMSSLCPQAGRG from the coding sequence ATGATCAGACACCTGACCCCCAAGGACCTGCGCGCTTGCTGCGATCCAGCCTCCCTGCCCTTTGCCGACAGCCGGGAGATTCCCGAAGACCCGGCCGCCCTGTCCCGGACCCAGCCCAGGGCCCATGCCGCCCTGTCCCTGGCCTTGTCCATCAGCGGCCGTGAGTACAACGTCTACCTGGCCGGCGAGCCGTACATGGGCCGTACCCATTTTGCCCGCTGCTTCCTTGATCCGGCGGCCAAGGCCGGGGCCACGCCGCCGGACTGGCTCTATGTCCATAATTTCGACGATCCCGACCGGCCCCGGGCCATCTCCCTGCCGGCCGGCCAGGGCCGCGGTTTCAAGACCGCCCTGGCCAAGGCCGTGGCCGATATGCGCGAGGAGATCCCGGCCCGGTTCGAGCGCGAAGCCTATCTGGCCCAGAAGCAGAGCCTCATGCGCGGCTACAACGCCGACCGCGAAACCATGCTCGACGAGATGGAAGAGCGGGCCAAGGGCGAGGGCTACAGCCTGTTTGTCGATGACCAGGGCGCTTTTACCCTCTATCCGCTCCTTGAGGGCAAGGTGGTCAACGACGAGGAATTCGAACGCCTCGACCCGGATCTCAAAAAAACCCTCAAGGCCAAGGGCGACCGGCTGCTCGAAGAGATGGGTTCGGCCCTGCGCCGTCTGTCCAAGGAAGAGCGCGGCTACCGCGACCGGGAAAAAGATCTGGAACGCGACGCCGCCGGCGAGGTCTGCGACGCCCATCTGGCCCAGTTTGCCGAGCTTCGCGCCACCTACCCGGCCATTGAGCAGTATCTGACCGCCATGCGGGCGGACATTCTCGACAACCTCGATGCCTTCATGCCCCAGACCGTCCCGACGCCGCCGCCCTCGCCCCACGGCGAACCGTCCTTTCCCGACGACGTGTTTTTCCACTACGAAGCCAACCTGTTCGTGGACAACGGCCAGCTCTCGGGCGCGCCGGTCATCGTCGAGGACCATCCGACCTATTTCAATCTCATGGGCTGCATCGAGCGCGAATCGGAAATGGGCGCGCTCTATACCGATTTCACCCTCATCAAGTCCGGCTCCCTGCACCGGGCCAACGGCGGCTTTCTGATCATCCGGGTGGATGATCTGTCGGCCAATCCCGGAGCCTGGGAGAGCCTGCTGCGGGCCTTGCGTTCCGGCTCGGCCCGGGTGGAAGACCCGGCCGAGGGCGGCGAACATGTGCGCACCCGCACCATCGAGCCCGAGCCGATTCCCCTTGACCTCAAGGTGGTGCTGGTCGGGCCGGACGAGGCCTATGAGCTGCTCCTGTACAACGACGAGCGCTTCGGCAAGCTGTTTAAGCTCAAGGCCCATCTTCAGGAGACCATGCCGCGCACCCCGGACAATGTGGCCGTCTACCTGAGTCTGGCCGCCCGGGCCATCCGCGACGCCGGGCTGTTGCCCTTTGACCGCACCGCCTTGGCCGGGCTGGTGGAGTATGCCTCGGTGGCGGCCGAGGACCAGAGCCGGCTGTCGCTCAAAATTCCGCTCACCCGCGAGCTTATGATCGAGTCCGATGCCCTGGCCCGGCGCGACGGGGCCGAGTGCGTGACCGCCGCCCATCTGGTCCTGGCCCGGAAAGCCCGGGCCTTCCGGGTCAATCTCTTCGAGGAGGAATACCTTGAGGAATACGACCGGGAAATGATCAAGGTGGCCACCACCGGCGAGGCCGTGGGCCGGGCCAACGGGCTGTCGGTGCGCATGTTTGGCGACTATGCCTTTGGCCTGCCGCACCAGATCGCCTGCACCGTGGGCGTCGGCCACGGCGGCATCCTCGACCTCGAGCGCGAGGCCGAACTCGGCGGCCCCATCCATACCAAGGGCATGATGATTTTAAAGAGCTACCTGATTGGTCGCTTTGCCCAGGACAAGCCCCTGGTCATGACCGGGTCGCTGTGCTTTGAGCAGAATTATGCCGCCGTGGAAGGCGATTCGGCCTCCGGGGCCGAGCTGGCCGCCCTGCTTTCGGCCCTGGCCGAGCAGCCGCTCAAGCTGCGCTACGCCATGACCGGCGCGGTGTCCCAGTCCGGGGCCATCCTGGCCGTCGGCGGGCTCAACGAGAAAATCCGGGGCTTTTTCGCGGTCTGCCGCCGTCGCGGCCTGACCGGCGACCAGGGCGTGCTTTTGCCGGCGGACAACGTGGTCAATCTGATGCTCGACGACGAGGTCATGGCGGCGGTGGCGGCCGGACAGTTCCACATCCATCCGGTGACCACCATCGAAGAGGCCATGGAGATTTTGACCGGCATCCCGGCCGGCGTCCGGGGCGCGGACGGGACCTTCCCGCCCGGCAGCCTCTACGCCCAGGTGGACGAGCGGCTGGCCCGGCTGGCCCGGCTGACGCCCATGATGAGCAGTCTCTGCCCCCAGGCCGGACGGGGGTAG
- a CDS encoding YbhB/YbcL family Raf kinase inhibitor-like protein, with product MVMSLVSPAFAHNDLIPSRHTCDGADLSPPLVFAGAPDGTASLMLVCDNPDAVSGVWDHFLIFNLSPATPGLPEGLPALDAYPDGSVSGKNSWGRPGYGGPCAPSGVHRYVFTLYALDTKLPLPPGAGKGDVLRAAKGHILASATLIGRYGRG from the coding sequence ATGGTCATGTCGCTTGTCTCGCCGGCCTTTGCCCACAACGACCTCATTCCCTCCCGCCACACCTGCGACGGAGCCGACCTGTCGCCGCCGTTGGTTTTTGCCGGAGCGCCGGACGGCACGGCCAGCCTCATGCTGGTGTGCGACAATCCCGACGCCGTGTCCGGGGTCTGGGACCATTTCCTGATCTTCAACCTCTCGCCGGCCACCCCGGGCCTGCCTGAGGGGCTGCCGGCCCTGGACGCCTATCCCGACGGCAGCGTCTCCGGCAAAAACAGTTGGGGCCGGCCCGGCTACGGCGGTCCCTGCGCGCCGTCCGGCGTCCACCGCTACGTGTTCACCCTCTACGCCCTGGACACGAAGCTGCCGCTCCCCCCCGGAGCCGGCAAAGGGGACGTCCTGCGGGCGGCCAAGGGGCACATCCTGGCCTCGGCCACGCTCATCGGGCGCTACGGGCGGGGGTGA
- a CDS encoding C13 family peptidase, translating to MLSSGLLRLAVALACLFSLAGPGLAADIETFAQARDRLLAQDARLARDNAALTGDETLRTGEVVLNLDARPVRLGQGPGWLFGIVMANGDKRVAFVAQDGTTRFAPTNALPSGLSPLPALGTTADVAPVDSLEAAKAALTNRLLGHSLQGRRVYAATTKVADTASLALWRTTVTLSGGPGWLFFIDDAPAANWEHPCRFALVAESGEIQVASARTPPKDMAGFTELTVWPPAGAPASQPAAEARIAAPTADAATDAGHRYAVILSGGYNQPNNHIRYWNDCAYFFNTLKANGFLQENIFVLFADGTDPAVDNFLGENSNTDFNNDGTPDIGYSATKANIATVFNTLAGKLGSEDILYIFTTDHGGAGEGNTPPYDTTDVVLYLWGESITNTEFAAEVNKVTTKATVAIFEQCFSGGMIEPLKAPNRVLMSAARFWELSYAMGPDYTVDEFAYYATQALADTAKGDSNADGIVTMEEAFLYALGKDSVQSEDLSDDGSGPANNGEHPSYFSNPWNLGRQLALGGSFPAAKAPTSGGYSQYQTGDTFPIGATDQGWNGTDQSWPLTLPFAFPLGGQRYTTAHVSSHGIVSFASPVNSGYNTVDGLAACVAVAPLWDRLTTAGAGNDIAVAASASSVTIAWKAATVTDARPVNVAVRLYPSGAMRFYYGSGNQHTTLVAQRDKTIGVSAGSASTRLLGLRNGLPDLGNASALLIQPATLPPPTVGRPWQSLLLN from the coding sequence ATGCTCTCTTCCGGACTGCTGCGCTTGGCCGTTGCCCTTGCCTGCTTGTTCTCCCTGGCCGGGCCAGGGCTGGCCGCCGACATTGAGACCTTTGCCCAGGCCCGCGACCGGCTGCTGGCCCAGGATGCCCGTCTGGCCCGGGACAACGCCGCCCTGACCGGGGACGAAACCCTCCGCACCGGCGAGGTGGTCCTCAACCTGGACGCCCGTCCGGTCCGCCTGGGCCAGGGTCCCGGCTGGCTCTTCGGCATTGTTATGGCCAACGGCGACAAGCGGGTGGCCTTCGTCGCCCAGGATGGGACCACACGGTTCGCCCCGACCAACGCCCTGCCCTCCGGCCTGTCCCCGCTCCCCGCCCTTGGGACGACAGCCGACGTCGCCCCTGTGGACAGCCTTGAAGCGGCCAAAGCGGCCCTGACCAACCGGCTGCTGGGCCATTCCCTGCAAGGCCGGCGGGTCTACGCAGCCACGACGAAGGTTGCCGACACGGCGAGCCTCGCATTGTGGCGCACCACCGTGACGCTGTCCGGCGGACCAGGTTGGCTCTTTTTCATCGACGACGCACCCGCCGCCAACTGGGAGCACCCCTGCCGCTTTGCCCTGGTGGCCGAAAGCGGCGAAATCCAGGTGGCAAGCGCCCGCACGCCGCCCAAGGATATGGCCGGGTTCACGGAACTGACGGTCTGGCCGCCGGCCGGCGCACCCGCCTCGCAGCCGGCCGCCGAGGCCAGGATTGCCGCGCCGACCGCAGACGCCGCCACCGACGCCGGGCACCGCTACGCCGTCATTCTCTCCGGCGGCTACAACCAGCCCAACAATCACATCCGCTACTGGAACGATTGCGCCTATTTCTTCAATACGCTCAAGGCCAACGGATTCTTGCAGGAAAACATTTTCGTGCTCTTTGCCGACGGCACAGATCCAGCCGTTGACAACTTCCTGGGTGAAAACTCCAACACGGATTTCAACAACGACGGCACTCCGGATATCGGCTACAGCGCCACCAAGGCCAACATCGCCACGGTGTTTAATACCTTGGCCGGCAAGCTTGGCAGCGAAGATATCCTCTATATCTTCACCACGGACCACGGCGGGGCCGGCGAGGGTAATACCCCACCGTACGATACAACTGACGTGGTGCTTTATCTGTGGGGGGAAAGCATCACCAATACGGAATTCGCCGCCGAGGTGAACAAGGTGACCACCAAGGCTACGGTGGCCATTTTCGAGCAATGCTTTTCCGGCGGCATGATCGAACCGCTCAAGGCCCCCAACCGGGTGCTCATGTCCGCCGCCCGGTTCTGGGAATTGTCCTACGCCATGGGGCCGGACTACACCGTCGATGAATTTGCCTATTACGCCACCCAGGCCCTGGCCGACACGGCCAAGGGCGACAGCAATGCCGACGGCATCGTGACCATGGAGGAAGCCTTCCTCTATGCCCTGGGCAAGGACAGCGTCCAAAGCGAAGACCTATCCGACGACGGGAGCGGGCCAGCCAACAACGGCGAGCACCCATCCTACTTCAGCAATCCCTGGAATCTCGGCCGCCAGCTGGCCCTGGGCGGCAGCTTCCCGGCGGCCAAAGCCCCGACCTCCGGCGGCTATAGCCAGTACCAGACGGGCGATACCTTCCCCATCGGTGCCACGGACCAGGGCTGGAATGGTACGGACCAGTCCTGGCCCCTGACCCTGCCGTTTGCCTTTCCGCTGGGGGGGCAGCGCTACACCACGGCCCATGTGTCCAGCCATGGCATCGTGTCGTTCGCAAGCCCGGTGAACAGCGGCTACAATACCGTCGATGGCCTGGCCGCATGCGTGGCCGTCGCCCCCCTGTGGGACCGCCTGACCACAGCCGGTGCCGGCAACGACATCGCGGTTGCCGCCAGCGCGTCCAGCGTGACCATCGCCTGGAAGGCCGCCACCGTCACCGACGCCCGGCCGGTCAATGTGGCCGTGCGCCTGTATCCCTCCGGGGCCATGCGCTTTTACTATGGCTCCGGCAACCAGCACACGACCCTGGTTGCGCAGCGCGACAAGACCATCGGCGTCTCGGCCGGCAGCGCGTCCACCCGGCTCCTTGGCCTGCGAAACGGCCTGCCGGACCTCGGCAACGCCAGCGCCCTGCTCATCCAGCCGGCAACGCTGCCGCCGCCGACAGTCGGACGGCCCTGGCAGTCGTTGCTGCTCAATTAA
- a CDS encoding histone deacetylase family protein: MLKARQPLGIVFFPAYDWAISPTHPERQERLLYTQDQLREEGVFDIGGITELKPDLATAEDVLRAHFCFPDVASVTTTSHLISAGGAIRAARTVLEKEAKRAFALVRPPGHHAMKVVHGARGFCNINIEAVMIEWLRDHYGPLRVAIVDTDCHHGDGTQDVYWNDPDTLFISLHQDGRTLYPGTGFPLELGGPKALGATVNIPLPPGTSDEGFLFAMREVVMPLIEDFKPDLIINSAGQDNHFSDPITDMAFSAQGYAQLTELLGADIAVLEGGYAIQGALPYVNLGLVLSMAGLDYSHVREPGFDAAAVRQSAQVTEYIEDVCRDILKEVRHPRGPGKGDVVAGWFTRRKTLYYDTDAITEYQTEAVRLCDHCRGVVKYETESTRNPLCLGVEAPVGACPACVEEAYRIYEAGQIKGEYRHLQLIDRVGKITSTYTG; encoded by the coding sequence ATGTTGAAAGCCCGCCAGCCGCTTGGCATCGTCTTCTTCCCGGCCTACGACTGGGCCATTTCCCCGACACACCCCGAGCGCCAGGAACGCCTGCTTTACACCCAGGACCAGTTGCGCGAGGAAGGGGTGTTCGACATCGGCGGCATCACCGAGCTCAAGCCCGATCTGGCCACGGCCGAGGATGTGCTGCGCGCCCATTTCTGTTTCCCCGACGTGGCCTCGGTCACCACCACCTCCCACCTCATTTCCGCCGGCGGGGCCATCCGGGCCGCCCGCACGGTCCTGGAGAAAGAGGCCAAGCGGGCCTTTGCCCTGGTGCGCCCGCCCGGACACCACGCCATGAAGGTGGTCCACGGGGCGCGCGGGTTTTGCAACATCAACATCGAAGCGGTCATGATCGAATGGCTGCGCGACCACTATGGGCCGCTTCGGGTGGCCATCGTGGACACCGACTGCCACCACGGCGACGGCACCCAGGACGTCTACTGGAACGATCCGGACACGCTGTTTATTTCCCTGCACCAGGACGGCCGCACGCTCTATCCCGGCACCGGCTTTCCGCTCGAACTCGGCGGCCCCAAGGCCCTTGGCGCAACGGTCAACATCCCCCTGCCGCCCGGCACCTCGGACGAGGGCTTCCTCTTTGCCATGCGCGAAGTGGTCATGCCGCTCATTGAGGATTTCAAACCCGATCTCATCATCAATTCCGCCGGCCAGGACAACCACTTCTCCGATCCCATCACGGACATGGCCTTCTCGGCCCAGGGCTATGCCCAGCTGACCGAGCTGCTCGGGGCGGACATCGCCGTGCTGGAAGGCGGCTACGCCATCCAGGGAGCGCTGCCCTACGTCAATCTGGGGCTGGTGCTGTCCATGGCCGGGCTGGACTACAGCCACGTGCGCGAACCCGGGTTCGATGCGGCGGCCGTGCGCCAAAGTGCGCAGGTGACGGAGTATATCGAGGACGTGTGCCGCGACATCTTGAAAGAAGTGCGCCACCCCCGGGGACCGGGCAAAGGCGATGTGGTGGCCGGCTGGTTCACCCGGCGAAAGACGCTGTATTACGACACCGACGCCATCACCGAGTACCAGACCGAGGCGGTGCGGCTTTGCGACCACTGCCGGGGCGTGGTCAAGTATGAGACGGAATCCACCCGAAATCCCCTGTGCCTGGGCGTGGAAGCGCCGGTCGGGGCCTGCCCGGCCTGTGTGGAAGAAGCCTACCGCATTTACGAAGCCGGCCAGATCAAGGGCGAATACCGCCACCTCCAGCTCATCGACCGGGTGGGGAAGATCACCAGCACCTATACGGGGTGA
- a CDS encoding CBS domain-containing protein, whose translation MFKRRVGELAKRPHIVPADATVTQAADLMVTADVSCLAAVTGARVLGFLTERELVRHLDVDLDPSTPIREILSRTGVGIAKDLGVDEAIKRMLERRERHLPVVDIGGSLVGLVTDKELVDALAVDFMVESVDCRAIMRADPICLGPGDSVRAALGQMRQKNAGCVLVTDAGKAAGIFTERDALRAIMGRPERLLDPLSAHMSGPVVCVPVDAMVYKVILYMRQKRVRRLAVTEADGRLAGLITQKDILLYARRMG comes from the coding sequence ATGTTCAAACGCCGGGTCGGTGAACTGGCCAAAAGGCCCCATATCGTGCCTGCGGACGCCACCGTGACCCAGGCCGCTGATCTTATGGTGACGGCCGATGTCAGCTGTCTGGCGGCCGTGACCGGGGCCAGGGTCTTGGGGTTTCTCACCGAACGCGAACTGGTGCGCCACCTCGACGTCGATCTCGATCCGTCCACCCCCATCCGCGAAATCCTGTCCCGGACCGGCGTCGGCATCGCCAAGGACCTGGGCGTGGACGAAGCCATCAAGCGAATGCTGGAACGCCGGGAGCGCCACCTGCCTGTTGTGGATATTGGCGGCTCCCTGGTCGGGCTGGTTACGGACAAAGAACTGGTGGACGCCCTGGCCGTGGATTTCATGGTGGAAAGCGTGGATTGCCGGGCGATTATGCGGGCTGACCCCATCTGCCTTGGGCCTGGGGATTCCGTGCGCGCCGCCCTTGGCCAGATGCGCCAGAAAAACGCCGGCTGCGTGCTGGTGACCGACGCCGGCAAGGCCGCCGGTATTTTCACCGAACGCGACGCCCTGCGCGCCATCATGGGCCGTCCCGAACGGCTGCTTGACCCTCTTTCGGCCCACATGAGCGGCCCGGTGGTCTGCGTGCCGGTGGACGCCATGGTCTACAAGGTCATTTTGTACATGCGGCAAAAAAGGGTGCGCCGTCTGGCCGTCACCGAAGCCGACGGCCGTCTGGCCGGCCTGATCACCCAGAAAGACATCCTGCTCTACGCCCGCCGTATGGGCTGA
- a CDS encoding HDOD domain-containing protein, with translation MTLDSTPSTPGDQSGFIARLLELGRPRRERLPVVAPRPQPMPSVGKGARRSLADINPPPLPEAYLALRRAAENPMSTVAEVASVVSLDPSLAAYVLRLANSPLFTPAGRVETVSRAVGLIGLTEIVNLAAGAVLTRLFDKPPRPDLLSLPDFWRHAVAVGLLSRAVARRRDAVGSERFFVAGLLHDMGRLVLAVAEPDLAGAALARAVDTGISLAGAERLEFDFDHAALGGRICGKWLLPQSLIEGVAGHHNPSLAPDSVVAAAVHVADFMANALGVRAVPTAGLPLLDPKTLAVFNLAEADPAEFEALLDEGLSAMAALFAA, from the coding sequence ATGACCCTCGACAGCACCCCATCCACGCCTGGCGATCAATCCGGTTTCATCGCCCGGTTGCTCGAACTGGGCCGGCCGCGCCGCGAGCGGTTGCCGGTCGTCGCTCCCAGGCCGCAGCCGATGCCATCTGTGGGCAAGGGCGCTCGCCGTTCCCTGGCCGACATCAATCCGCCACCCCTGCCCGAGGCCTATCTGGCCCTTCGCCGGGCCGCAGAAAATCCCATGAGCACCGTGGCCGAGGTGGCCTCGGTGGTATCCCTGGACCCCAGTCTGGCGGCCTATGTGCTGCGTCTGGCCAACAGTCCGCTGTTCACTCCGGCCGGCCGGGTGGAGACGGTGAGCCGGGCCGTGGGCCTGATCGGGCTGACCGAGATCGTCAATCTGGCGGCCGGGGCCGTGCTGACCCGGCTGTTTGACAAACCGCCGCGTCCGGATTTGCTGTCCCTGCCGGATTTCTGGCGGCATGCCGTGGCGGTCGGTCTGTTGTCCCGGGCCGTGGCCCGCAGGCGCGACGCAGTTGGCAGCGAACGGTTTTTTGTGGCCGGCCTGCTCCATGACATGGGCCGGCTGGTGCTGGCCGTGGCCGAGCCGGATCTGGCCGGGGCTGCCCTGGCCCGGGCCGTTGACACCGGCATTTCCCTGGCCGGAGCCGAACGCCTGGAATTCGATTTTGACCATGCCGCTCTGGGCGGGCGGATCTGCGGCAAGTGGCTGTTGCCACAGTCCCTGATCGAGGGTGTGGCCGGGCATCACAACCCGTCGCTTGCCCCGGACAGCGTGGTGGCCGCTGCCGTCCATGTGGCCGATTTCATGGCCAACGCCCTGGGGGTGCGGGCCGTGCCGACCGCCGGCCTCCCCTTGCTCGACCCCAAGACCCTGGCCGTTTTCAATCTGGCCGAGGCCGATCCCGCGGAGTTCGAGGCCCTGCTTGACGAGGGTCTTTCGGCCATGGCCGCCTTGTTTGCCGCCTGA